AGTTGAATTCTCAACAACAATAACGGATTGATTTTCCATCTTAAAGATAGCGATAGATAATTTTGGTTCATCTGCTAATACAGTAGCTTCTATAGCATTATCACAAAGAATGGATATGATTGTAATCAAGTCGAGTGGACGCATATCTGTGAAGAAGACGCCCTCTTCAACCTCAACATGACATTGAATACCTTTATCAAAAGCTTCGGCTACTTTAGATGACAACAGACTCTTAAGCGGCATGTTGGTCACACGAGTTAATTTTGCCAAATCAAACTTTTGCTGCTTCAAATCTGATGCCGAATCTTTCAAGACACTATCATAAATCATCTTGATTTGGTCGATGTCTTTCATCTGAATGGCTTCATTAAGCGAAATCATAACATTAGTATAGTCGTGACGGAAACTGCGTAACGTTTCGTAAAGACTTTCGACTTGTTCAGAATACTTCTCTAGGTCATCCAAGTGACGACGATTTTCTTTTCTTCGCTCATTTTCAAAGTACTCATCTGCGTATCTATTGACACTGTAAACAGCATAAAGAATCGCTATATAGCCAATCAAGGTTATAATATGGCCAGCATAGTACAAATCAAAGAAACGCGAAGCCACAACTACGGAATAGTTCATAATCACATAACTAATCAAAACAAAGTTAGTGAAAAACATTATCCGACCAAATTTGCGATCTCGCTCCAAAACCCTCAAATATTTAAAATCAATATTAAGAAGTTTGGAAAGAGCGACAAATGTTGGAATAATTAAAAGGTCAAAGAAAATGAAATAAAGATAACTTTTGTTAAGGAAATCCGATGTGATACCAAATCCCGGCATCAAAAAGTAGGCATAACCATTAAAAATCAAAAGATAAAGAACAAGAGGATAGAAAGCATAAAATGCCAACATATTGGTGGTTCTTTCCTTGCCATAGAAATAAGCATAGAAAAGAAGGTAGAACGGTGTCATAAAGGACAAACCGACATTATATGACATCCCCAGTATCCCCCCTATACATTCAACTAAGAACGCAATAGGAAGAATCATACGTGGTATCTTGACCAAGCTGGTCTTTTCGTAAATCCACTGTATGACGATGAAATGCAAAAGATATTCTAATGCAATTTGCAAATTGAGCATCATTTAATGGTTAGCCACCTCCTTCTAGTAATCTTAAATAAGCAGTAAAAAGCCACATTACTATTTTATCACACTTCCTGCTATTATATGAGATAAAATTAAATAATTATCTCGAATTTCAGAAAACTTTCAATAATGATTAGAGAAGAAGGGGAAAATCTGAGCCTTAACGATTTTTCAATCGTTCCAAAAGTTCCTTTTTACGTGTCCGCGAGAGGAGGCATGACTCGTCTCCCTCAAAGAAGACCATATTAGCCGTACGATCCACACTTGTCACATTACTCACATTGACAACAAAAGAGCGATGCGTTTGGAAGAAAATATCATCCAATTTCGCTACTTCTGCAATTTTTCCATAGAATTCTACTAGATTTGACTTGGTGTGAGCAATCAACTTATGTGGCACAGGGGCTGTTTCAATGTATAAAATGTCATCATAAGGAATATTAACATCATTTTTATCCGTTTTTACCGTCAGACTCTGTGCCTTGGTTTCTTGCTCAACCTGCGAATACGCAAAATCTAAAAGTTCTACCAAGGCTCTCTTAAGATCTGCATCTTCCATGGATTTATCAACAAAGTCCAGAGCTTGAATCTTATAACGGAAGGTCAAGGGCATAAACTCAGAGTAGGCTGTAACAAAAGCGATTTGTGCTTTCAAGTCTTCCTTACGGATTTCAAGCCCAATATCTAGTCCCTGCTTCGTTTGATTTTTAAGGTCAATATCCAAAAGATAAACCATGGATTTACCCGAACCTCTATCAGCATCTAACAATTCCTGACCTTGCTCATAAAAGGTAATCCCATCAACAACGGCCTTCGACTCCTCAACTGCTTCGTCCAATAAACGACTAACACGATGACGCTGCAAGGCATCATCTTCAAGGACGATAATAGAAAGCATCTTATTTCCCTCTTTCTTTCTAATATACTTTAATATACCTATTTAACATTTTATCATAATTAATCGGATAATATTCCTTTTTGTACAGCATAAAGTCTTTTTAACTTACCTCATTTCATTTATAAAACAATTGTTATCTCCCTGTCACTTTATCTTCATTTTTAGATGTTATCATGAGAACTGTT
The DNA window shown above is from Streptococcus salivarius and carries:
- a CDS encoding sensor histidine kinase, with product MSYNVGLSFMTPFYLLFYAYFYGKERTTNMLAFYAFYPLVLYLLIFNGYAYFLMPGFGITSDFLNKSYLYFIFFDLLIIPTFVALSKLLNIDFKYLRVLERDRKFGRIMFFTNFVLISYVIMNYSVVVASRFFDLYYAGHIITLIGYIAILYAVYSVNRYADEYFENERRKENRRHLDDLEKYSEQVESLYETLRSFRHDYTNVMISLNEAIQMKDIDQIKMIYDSVLKDSASDLKQQKFDLAKLTRVTNMPLKSLLSSKVAEAFDKGIQCHVEVEEGVFFTDMRPLDLITIISILCDNAIEATVLADEPKLSIAIFKMENQSVIVVENSTKEASIDVAPLKQRGFSTKGTGRGLGLANIEEILFRYDNVTLETESAQHRFVQLLSITPKED
- a CDS encoding LytR/AlgR family response regulator transcription factor; protein product: MLSIIVLEDDALQRHRVSRLLDEAVEESKAVVDGITFYEQGQELLDADRGSGKSMVYLLDIDLKNQTKQGLDIGLEIRKEDLKAQIAFVTAYSEFMPLTFRYKIQALDFVDKSMEDADLKRALVELLDFAYSQVEQETKAQSLTVKTDKNDVNIPYDDILYIETAPVPHKLIAHTKSNLVEFYGKIAEVAKLDDIFFQTHRSFVVNVSNVTSVDRTANMVFFEGDESCLLSRTRKKELLERLKNR